The Cytobacillus oceanisediminis genomic interval GTTTCGAAGGCGTTTAGCCTGTAAGGACTCGTTTTCAATTGATTCGATTTTATCACAAAGTACACATTTTACTCGCATAGGACACCTCTTATTGTTTAGCTGTTGTTAATACCATTATAGTATAAGTTAAGGATTGATTCGAATGCTTTGCGGCAAATTAAATTTTTTAGGGTCAGGCCGTATTGGGTTTATTGTGTTAGTTCATATTAGTATAGAAAGCGCAAAGGCTTCAAACAGACTTGAGGAAAAGGATGTTATTGGTTGAAAGAAAAGCGTTATCATACTATGATGAAATTAATAAAGGAGGGAAAAGAATGGCAAATCAGGTAGAACCGAAATTAATTAAACCATTATATGACGAACTGCAAAAGGAACGTTTTGTTACACTTGCCACTGTTGATTTTGAAACCGGCGGACCTAATGTCAATGCGATTTCATGGGTATTGGCAAAAAATGAGGAAACATTGTATTTTGCAGTCGATAACCGTTCCAGGATTGTTCAAAACATAAATAGCAATAACAAGGTTGTTCTGAATATTATTGCGAATGAATCTACATACTCCATCGCTGGTGAAGCTTCGGTTAAGGCAGAAAAGATGGAGGGAGTACCTCTTAAGCTTGCACTTATGGAAATCACTGTGAAAGAAGTCCGTGATGTCATGTTTTACGGGTCTAAAATCACTGTAGAGCCGCAATATGACAAAACATATGATAAAGACGCAGCAGCCCGTTTGGACAAACAGGTTATGGAAGCGATGAAAAATGCTTAGTTCCCCCCTGGGAACTAAGTTTTTTTTGGCTAAAAAAGCGGCAGGCACCTATGCCGCTTAGCTGAAATGGCATAGGTGCCTGTTACCCTTTTATTTATGATAATTCGAATGTTCTTCCTGTTTTTGTTCAAGCTGTTTTTCCTGATTATTGTCGAGCTTTTTCTTGGGATCTTCGGTTGCGTTTTTCTCATTTTTCTTTTTTGGATCAACTAAGTCGGCGGGAACTTCAGGCATAAGCCGGCCCGCGATATCTGCCAGTTCATTCATGATTCCTTGCAAGGGCTCACCGTTTTGAATGTCTTCAGCTATTTCTCGCAGCCTTGCGTTAATATCCGGATCAGCCACTACAATGGCTCTTGCACCATGAGGATCATTTTTGAGGCTTTCGGCAACTGAATATTTAATTGTTCCAACCTCAGAACGGTCGAGGTTTTTGTTCACATCTACTCCGACTATAGCAAAGCGTCCAAGGACAACAGCAGTCGCATCATTCACATTAGGAACTCGGGTAGCCAAGTTGACAAGATGCCTGGAAACTTGCTGTCCAGTTTCCCTGTCAACTTCCTGTATTGTACTATTTTTAACATTTATGGTGTTGGTATTTTGCTGTTCCTGATGGTCTAGCGCCTGATTGTCGTTCATACCGCACCCTGTTAATAGTAATCCTGTCATGCATATCAGCAGCCATCTATTCATATTTGACACCTCCGGCCCATCAAAATTTTCCTTGAAATTGAAAGTGGTCACTTGACTTTTTCAGGTTCAGGAATAATGAGGATTATTTAATGTTATTGTGCAAAATTTCTTCTATCTTTATTCGGCATTACATATATTTTTACCAAGATAGATTTGTCCACTTCATAAGAAAGCCTTTATTCGTATTTATCAACATCTTTAAAAGAATGAATAATATAAACAACAGGATAATATTCCATCAAGATTGAAGGTGATTCTTTCATGAAGCTGCAAATCCGCAAGCAGGGGACCTCGCTTTTGTAATTTGCTTTATAAAGACACAAGAGGAGCAGGAGGCATCATATTGAGTAAAATTTACGTATTAGATACCAATGTCTTGTTGCAGGATCCTAATTCCATATTTTCATTCGAAGAAAATGAAGTAGTCATTCCGGCTGTAGTCCTGGAAGAAGTTGATTCTAAGAAAAGGTATATGGATGAAATTGGGAGGAACGCAAGGCAAGTATCCCGGCTGATTGACAGCATGAGGGAGACGGGTAAGCTGCATGAGAAAATACCTCTTGAAAATGGCGGAAGCCTGCGAATTGAGTTAAATCATAGATCATTTCATGAACTTCAAGAGATCTTTGTTGAAAAAACAAATGATAATCGGATTTTGGCAGTTGCAAAAAACTTATCACTTGAGGAAGAGACAAAAGAAAATGGACGAACAGTAATTCTTGTAAGCAAAGATGCCCTTGTCAGAGTTAAAGCGGATGCTATCGGGCTAATTTCAGAAGACTTCTTAAGTGACCGGGTAGTTGAAAATGATCATTTATATCCTGGGTTTCTGGAAGTCTATATCGGCCTCGATATTATGAACCGCTTTTATGAAAAAGGAGAACTCCCGCTATCAGAGATTGCGAACCATCCTTTCTACCCTAATCAGTTTCTGGTGATGAAAGATGCGCTGGGTTCATCTTCGTCTGCACTTGGTATTGTGGACAAAAGTGGAAAGAAAGTGAAAAAGCTCATTTTTGACCATGATCATATCTGGGGGATCAAGCCCAGGAACGTCCAGCAGACAATGGCCCTCGAGCTCTTGCTGAGAAATGATCTGCCGCTTGTTACGCTTATCGGAAAGGCGGGGACTGGGAAAACTCTTCTGGCGCTGGCATCCGGCTTAATGCAGACAGAAGATTATGGCCAGTACAAAAAATTGCTGGTGGCTCGCCCCATTGTGCCTGTAGGAAAGGATTTGGGATTCCTTCCCGGAGAAAAAGAGGAGAAGTTAAGGCCGTGGATGCAGCCGATTTTTGATAATTTGGAGTACTTGTTTAATGTCAAAAAGCCAGGTGAATTGGATGCAATATTGGCTGGTATGGGCTCTATTGAGGTAGAAGCTCTGACTTATATCAGGGGCAGAAGCATACCAGATCAATTTATCATTATAGACGAAGCGCAGAACCTGACAAAACATGAAGTAAAAACCATTTTAACCAGGGTGGGGGAAGGAAGTAAAATTGTCCTGATGGGAGACCCTGAGCAAATTGATCATCCCTACTTGGATGCTTATAACAACGGTCTCACCTATGTCGTTGAAAGATTCAAAGATCAGGTTATCTCAGGCCATGTCAAGCTTGTTAAAGGTGAGAGATCAGGTCTTGCCCAGCTTGCTGCTGACCTATTATAGCCAGCATGAAGAAGCTTTGAAATCTGCAGACTTTATGCCGGGGGAGGTCTATGTCCGTCTGGCTCCCAAAATAAAAAGGGCGATGCACAATCGCCCTCTCCGGTCATTCCACTCTAAATGCCTTCACTCTTTTTATGGGGGAGTTTTGATTGCTTCCATCTCCATAATAGACATGAACTGGCCCATCTTCTTTTAAAGGCTTTCCATCCTTTGAGAACCCCAATATTAATTCCTCGGCTTGAGGCAGAGTTAATCGGGCCTCCCCATCTTCGCTTTCAATGATAACGATTTCTGCATTCTCCTTCGGTTCTGCATTCATAAGGAATGGTTTAAAAGGGATACCGAATGTCCCTGTAAGAACCTTTTCTTTTTCAAATTTCTTTTCTGTTTTAAGTGTTGGAGGAAATACTGCACCTTCCATGATTTCTCTATCCCAATGCTTTGAGACTGCTTTGGTATATTCCTCAAGTTCATTTTTCCTGTTATATTCTTGAGTAAAGTATGTTGTCAAATCGATTCTTCGATCATCGAATATCCAGACTCCTGGATCTAAGGTGATTTGGTATTTAACGTTTCCTTTAAAGGCAATTATATTCTCCATATTGAACCTCCTGCAGCTCCATGTATGCAATAAGTATGTATGTTTAAGTATACAGATTTTTAAGCTGCTTGTCAGTCGCTCATTTGGTTAAGACGATATTAATGAACTGAACGAATCCTGGAGTGCGCTGATGACATGCCATAATAGCGGTATTCTGCAGAAAAACCAGAATCATTTCTCTTTGGAATCCCTTATTATCCTTGCTTTTTTCCAAGCTTAAGTATAAAATTTATAGATAGGATAATCGCTCGGAAATGGAGGGATTGAAAGTTGGCTTCTGACATGATTATTGATCACAAAGAAAAAGCAAATGCTCTATTAAAGGCGGATGCTGCTAAAATATTAAAATTAATTAAGGTGCAAATGGATAACCTGACTATGCCTCAATGTCCTCTATATGAGGAGGTTCTTGATACCCAGATGTTTGGCTTATCCAGAGAAATAGATTTTGCTGTCCGTCTTGGATTAATTGAAGAGGCTGAAGGCAAGGCTATTTTAGATGAATTGGAAAGGGAGCTATCCATGCTCCACGAAGCCTCAGTAAAAAAATAAAAAAAAACTCAAACATCTTTTAAAGATTGTTTGAGTTTTTTTATAACCGGATGAACTTTTAAAAGGATTGAAATAGTATATCCATAAGGAAAGAATAGTTAAATTTGTATAACTTAATTTAAAATTAGTATGACATAAATATAGAATTTTTTTCATTGCTGTGTTACATTTAAATTAACTTTTCTTTTCTTCAAAGCAGGATATTCAATACTATAGTAGAATAAGTAATAAACTTAGAAGATAAGGGAAGAGGGCTGGATGTTTAAAAAAATATTAAAATCATATGATTATACCCTGATTATTGCAGTAGCCCTGTTATCTGTTTTTGGACTCATTATGGTTTTCAGTGCAAGCATGGTAACAGC includes:
- a CDS encoding pyridoxamine 5'-phosphate oxidase family protein gives rise to the protein MANQVEPKLIKPLYDELQKERFVTLATVDFETGGPNVNAISWVLAKNEETLYFAVDNRSRIVQNINSNNKVVLNIIANESTYSIAGEASVKAEKMEGVPLKLALMEITVKEVRDVMFYGSKITVEPQYDKTYDKDAAARLDKQVMEAMKNA
- a CDS encoding YhcN/YlaJ family sporulation lipoprotein; protein product: MNRWLLICMTGLLLTGCGMNDNQALDHQEQQNTNTINVKNSTIQEVDRETGQQVSRHLVNLATRVPNVNDATAVVLGRFAIVGVDVNKNLDRSEVGTIKYSVAESLKNDPHGARAIVVADPDINARLREIAEDIQNGEPLQGIMNELADIAGRLMPEVPADLVDPKKKNEKNATEDPKKKLDNNQEKQLEQKQEEHSNYHK
- a CDS encoding PhoH family protein — encoded protein: MLSKIYVLDTNVLLQDPNSIFSFEENEVVIPAVVLEEVDSKKRYMDEIGRNARQVSRLIDSMRETGKLHEKIPLENGGSLRIELNHRSFHELQEIFVEKTNDNRILAVAKNLSLEEETKENGRTVILVSKDALVRVKADAIGLISEDFLSDRVVENDHLYPGFLEVYIGLDIMNRFYEKGELPLSEIANHPFYPNQFLVMKDALGSSSSALGIVDKSGKKVKKLIFDHDHIWGIKPRNVQQTMALELLLRNDLPLVTLIGKAGTGKTLLALASGLMQTEDYGQYKKLLVARPIVPVGKDLGFLPGEKEEKLRPWMQPIFDNLEYLFNVKKPGELDAILAGMGSIEVEALTYIRGRSIPDQFIIIDEAQNLTKHEVKTILTRVGEGSKIVLMGDPEQIDHPYLDAYNNGLTYVVERFKDQVISGHVKLVKGERSGLAQLAADLL
- a CDS encoding peptidyl-prolyl cis-trans isomerase; this translates as MENIIAFKGNVKYQITLDPGVWIFDDRRIDLTTYFTQEYNRKNELEEYTKAVSKHWDREIMEGAVFPPTLKTEKKFEKEKVLTGTFGIPFKPFLMNAEPKENAEIVIIESEDGEARLTLPQAEELILGFSKDGKPLKEDGPVHVYYGDGSNQNSPIKRVKAFRVE
- a CDS encoding YlaN family protein, whose amino-acid sequence is MASDMIIDHKEKANALLKADAAKILKLIKVQMDNLTMPQCPLYEEVLDTQMFGLSREIDFAVRLGLIEEAEGKAILDELERELSMLHEASVKK